A part of Blastocatellia bacterium genomic DNA contains:
- a CDS encoding roadblock/LC7 domain-containing protein: MQLTDVGKLQQALQEARGTIPGVEAAAVVSNEGLTIASSLPPQYEEDRVVAMTATMLDVGQRSSRELGLGELDQVYVRGSNGYVVVVPAGTEAMLAAILNKDAKLGLVFLNLKRFADQVASALGG, encoded by the coding sequence ATGCAATTGACGGACGTGGGTAAGCTACAGCAAGCGCTTCAAGAGGCGCGCGGCACAATCCCCGGTGTCGAAGCCGCGGCTGTTGTCAGTAATGAGGGCTTAACGATTGCTAGCTCGCTCCCGCCGCAATATGAAGAAGACCGTGTTGTGGCGATGACAGCTACCATGCTGGATGTTGGCCAGCGCAGCAGCCGTGAGTTGGGACTGGGTGAGCTGGATCAAGTTTATGTGCGTGGCAGCAACGGGTACGTGGTTGTCGTGCCAGCAGGAACGGAAGCGATGCTCGCGGCCATCTTGAACAAAGACGCCAAACTGGGGCTCGTCTTTTTGAATTTGAAACGGTTCGCCGACCAGGTCGCCAGTGCGCTTGGCGGCTGA
- a CDS encoding nitroreductase family protein: MLLDFMPLEFERLSPRAQRARARQFHRRMKTRRTVRQFSDEPVPLDLIRQAIETAGTAPSGANQQPWRFIVVANPEVKRQIRLAAEREERENYERRFPQQWKDELKQFGTDWHKEFLEVAPYLIVVFRIDYEECPTALPDGTAGHKKHYYVMESVGIAVGFLLAALHQAGLATLTHTPNPMGFLNQILQRPKNEKPYLLIPVGYPAPEAKVPNLKKKSLDEILQIVE; the protein is encoded by the coding sequence ATGCTTCTGGATTTCATGCCACTCGAATTTGAACGACTCAGCCCGCGCGCGCAACGCGCCCGCGCACGCCAATTTCACCGCCGGATGAAAACGCGGCGCACGGTGCGCCAGTTCTCTGACGAACCGGTCCCCCTCGATCTCATCCGACAGGCCATCGAAACAGCCGGCACGGCTCCTTCTGGAGCCAATCAACAGCCGTGGCGATTTATCGTTGTAGCCAATCCCGAAGTGAAACGGCAAATCCGCCTGGCAGCCGAGCGAGAAGAGCGCGAAAATTATGAACGGCGATTCCCTCAACAATGGAAAGATGAATTGAAGCAGTTCGGCACTGACTGGCATAAAGAATTTCTCGAAGTCGCCCCCTATCTAATCGTGGTCTTTCGCATTGACTATGAAGAGTGCCCGACAGCGTTACCGGACGGCACAGCCGGCCATAAAAAACACTATTACGTGATGGAATCGGTCGGCATTGCCGTCGGCTTCCTACTGGCTGCGCTTCATCAAGCCGGGCTGGCCACACTGACGCACACGCCCAATCCGATGGGGTTCCTCAATCAGATTTTGCAGCGCCCGAAAAACGAGAAGCCTTACCTGCTGATCCCGGTTGGGTATCCAGCGCCCGAAGCCAAGGTGCCCAACCTCAAGAAAAAATCGCTGGATGAAATCCTGCAGATCGTTGAGTAG